A region of Plutella xylostella chromosome 29, ilPluXylo3.1, whole genome shotgun sequence DNA encodes the following proteins:
- the LOC105386434 gene encoding puromycin-sensitive aminopeptidase — MTLQLLRVIRNSLTFGLQNRTYLNRHCNCKSLRTSEYRYLEGLERRARGVRISGAVGARVHSVTRSLRYFSVARPTFAIVKEKVTMPENKPFQRLPKHVVPKHYDLELIPDLDTFKFKGKTSVKVSIVNPTKEIVLNCLDLEVSNVKLQYDGASDARAPAELRLSAAEETLTIVFQEALAAGDATLSCEFTGEINDKMKGLYRSKYLAPGGEERHAAVTQFEATDARRCFPCWDEPAIKATFDIALEVPADRVALSNMPVKEERITGDKKFVHFDTTPIMSTYLVAVVVGEYDYVEKTSRDGVLVRVYTPVGKSKQGLFALEVAARVLPYYKEYFNIAYPLPKIDLIAIADFSAGAMENWGLVTYRETCLLVDEEHTSAVRRQWIALVVGHELAHQWFGNLVTMEWWTHLWLNEGYASFVEFLCVNHLFPEYDIWTQFVTETYIRALELDCLKNSHPIEVPVGHPSEIDEIFDDISYNKGASVIRMLHRYIGDEDFRKGMNIYLKRHQYKNTFTEDLWAALEEASKKPVGDVMSTWTKQMGFPVVQVTSEQKGSDRVLTLTQEKFCADGSGGGDTLWMIPITISTQEQPSKVALSMVLEKKTQSVVLENISETSWVKLNPGTVGYYRTRYPAAMLAQLVPAVRDGSLPPLDRLGLLDDCFALVQAGHTHTAESLKLIEAFSNETNFTVWSSISNCLGKLSGLFSHTALDKPLKNYGRKLFANITERLGWDAQEKESHLDTLLRSLVLNKMISFEDPETIREAKARFEKHLSGECPLAADLRSAVYRAVLGDADAATFQRFLQLYRAADLHEEKDRVSRALGAVKDPALLTKVLEFAISDEVRSQDTVFVIVSVALSRDGRDLAWRFFKEHWQEFMDRYQGGFLLARLVKSTTENFASEAAAQEIEQFFAAHHSPGTERSVQQALETVRLNAAWLRRDLASTTAYLQAYH; from the exons ATGACGCTTCAGCTGTTACGCGTCATACGTAATTCATTAACATTTGGTTTGCAAAATCGTACGTATTTGAATCGCCATTGCAATTGCAAGTCCTTACGTACTAGCGAATACCGTTATTTGGAGGGGCTCGAGAGGCGCGCGAGGGGAGTACGAATCAGCGGCGCGGTTGGAGCCCGAGTTCACTCTGTCACTCGGTCATTACGGTATTTCTCAGTTGCGCGTCCCACATTTGCGATCGTGAAAGAAAAAGTGACAATGCCAGAAAACAAACCGTTTCAGCGGCTCCCAAAACATGTAGTGCCAAAACATTACGATCTGGAATTAATTCCAGATCTGGACACGTTTAAATTCAAAGGCAAGACATCAGTGAAAGTATCG ATCGTAAACCCAACCAAAGAGATAGTGCTGAACTGCCTGGACCTGGAAGTGTCAAATGTGAAGCTGCAGTATGACGGGGCGAGCGACGCGCGGGCGCCGGCCGAGCTGCGGCTCAGCGCGGCCGAGGAGACGCTCACCATCGTGTTCCAGGAGGCGCTGGCGGCCGGCGACGCCACGCTCTCCTGCGAGTTCACGGGCGAGATCAACGACAAGATGAAGGGGCTCTACCGCAGCAAGTACCTGGCGCCGGGCGGCGAGGAGCGCCACGCCGCCGTCACGCAGTTCGAGGCCACGGACGCGCGCCGCTGCTTCCCCTGCTGGGACGAGCCCGCCATCAAGGCCACCTTCGACATCGCCCTCGAGGTACCAGCTGACCGTGTCGCCCTCTCCAACATGCCTGTCAAGGAGGAAAGAATCACTGGTGACAAGAAGTTTGTGCACTTTGACACCACCCCCATTATGTCCACATACTTGGTGGCGGTGGTTGTAGGAGAGTATGATTATGTTGAGAAGACATCCAGAGACGGTGTCCTAGTGCGTGTGTACACTCCTGTGGGGAAGAGCAAGCAGGGCCTGTTTGCTCTAGAAGTGGCAGCTAGAGTGCTTCCCTATTACAAGGAGTACTTTAACATTGCATACCCACTGCCTAAAATAGACTTGATAGCTATAGCAGATTTTTCTGCTGGTGCCATGGAGAACTGGGGTCTGGTCACTTACAGGGAGACCTGTTTGTTGGTGGATGAGGAGCACACATCAGCTGTCCGCAGACAGTGGATAGCACTGGTGGTGGGCCACGAGCTGGCGCACCAGTGGTTTGGAAACCTTGTCACTATGGAGTGGTGGACTCATCTGTGGTTGAATGAAGGCTATGCCTCCTTTGTTGAGTTCCTCTGTGTGAATCATCTCTTCCCGGAGTATGACATTTGGACACAATTTGTTACAGAAACTTATATCAG AGCTCTTGAACTGGACTGCTTAAAGAATTCTCACCCTATTGAAGTGCCTGTAGGTCACCCCTCTGAGATCGACGAGATCTTTGATGACATATCTTACAACAAGGGGGCTTCAGTCATAAGAATGTTGCATAGATACATTGGAGATGAAGATTTCCGAAAGGGAATGAACATCTATCTAAAAAGACATCAG TACAAAAACACATTCACAGAAGACCTATGGGCAGCTTTAGAAGAAGCTTCCAAAAAACCCGTAGGAGATGTCATGTCCACTTGGACTAAGCAGATGGGATTCCCCGTTGTACAG GTGACGTCAGAGCAGAAGGGATCTGACCGCGTGCTGACGCTGACTCAAGAGAAGTTCTGCGCCgacggcagcggcggcggcgacacGCTGTGGATGATCCCCATCACAATCTCCACGCAGGAGCAGCCCTCGAAG GTAGCGCTGTCCATGGTACTGGAGAAGAAGACACAGAGCGTGGTGCTAGAGAACATATCGGAAACGTCATGGGTGAAACTGAACCCTGGAACT GTGGGCTACTACCGCACGCGCTACCCGGCGGCGATGCTGGCGCAGCTGGTGCCGGCGGTGCGCGACGGCTCGCTGCCGCCGCTGGACCGGCTCGGCCTGCTCGACGACTGCTTCGCGCTGGTGCAGGCGGGCCACACGCACACTGCTGAG TCCCTGAAACTGATCGAGGCGTTCAGCAACGAAACCAACTTCACCGTCTGGTCTTCCATCTCCAACTGCTTGGGCAAGTTGAGCGGTTTATTCTCTCACACGGCTCTTGACAAGCCTCTGAAGAATTATGGAAGGAAACTGTTCGCCAACATCACTGAGCGACTCGGCTGGGACGCGCAGGAGAAGGAGAGCCATCTGGATACGCTGTTGAGGAGCCTCGTGCTGAACAAGATGATCAGCTTTGAGGACCCCGAGACGATAAGGGAGGCTAAAGCGCG CTTCGAGAAGCACCTAAGCGGCGAGTGCCCACTCGCAGCCGATCTTCGCTCGGCGGTGTACCGAGCGGTACTAGGAGACGCGGACGCGGCCACGTTCCAGCGCTTCCTGCAGCTGTACCGCGCCGCCGACCTGCACGAGGAGAAGGACCGCGTGAGCCGCGCGCTCGGCGCTGTTAAAGACCCCGCGCTGTTGACTAAAGTGCTCGAGTTCGCTATTTCT GACGAGGTGCGGTCGCAGGACACGGTGTTCGTGATCGTGTCGGTGGCGCTGAGCCGCGACGGCCGCGACCTCGCCTGGCGGTTCTTCAAGGAGCACTGGCAGGAGTTCATGGACCGCTACCAG GGCGGTTTCCTCCTCGCCCGCCTTGTGAAGTCGACCACCGAGAACTTCGCCTCCGAAGCCGCAGCCCAAGAGATCGAGCAGTTCTTCGCGGCGCACCACTCGCCGGGCACGGAGCGCTCCGTGCAGCAGGCGCTGGAGACCGTGCGCCTCAACGCGGCCTGGCTGCGCCGCGACCTCGCCTCCACCACGGCCTATCTACAGGCCTACCACTGA